CGCTTGACGTGTCCTTCGGCTTCAAGCCGCCGAAGGGCGTGGGTCTCTCCATCGATGCCGGCGTCGTGAAGGGAGGGGGTTACCTCTTCTTCGATTTCGACAATGGCGAATATGCCGGTGCCATGGAGCTGACCATTGCGGACTTTCTGAGCTTGAAAGCCATTGGCCTCATCACCACGCGCCTGCCCGATGGCAGCCGCGGCTTCTCGATGCTGATCATCATCACGGCGGAGTTCAGTCCAGGCTTTCAGCTCGGCTATGGCTTCAAGCTGATCGGTGTCGGCGGTCTCCTGGGCCTCAATCGTACCGTCGTCCTCGAGGCGCTGGCCCTCGGCGTGCGCACGGGCGCCGTCGATGGAATCCTGTTTCCCACCGATCCGGTGGCGAATGCGCCGCGCATCATCAGCGATCTGCGCACGATCTTCCCACCCTATCTCAACCGCTTCCTCATCGGCCCCATGGCGAAGCTGGGCTGGGGCACGCCGACGCTGATCAGCCTCTCGCTCGGCATCATCATCGAAATTCCCGGCAATCTGGCGATCCTGGGTGTGCTGAAGGCGATCCTGCCCGACGAGGAAGCGGAGGTCCTGAAGCTTCAGGTCAATTTCGTGGGCGCCATCGAGTTCGACAAGAAGCGCGGCTGGTTCTTCGCGGCGCTGTTCGATTCGCGGGTGGTCTTCATCACGCTCGAAGGCGAGATGGGGATGCTCATCGCCGTGGGTGACGATGCGAATTTCGTGCTTTCGGTGGGCGGCTTTCACCCGCGTTTCTCGCCCCCGCCGCTGCCCTTCCCAAGCCCGAAGCGCATCTCGCTCGACATCATCAACACGCCGGTCGCCCGCATCCGCGCGGAAACCTACTTCGCCATCACCACCAACAGCGTGCAGGCGGGCATGCGCGCGGAGCTGTTCTTCGGCTACGATTCCATAGCCATCGAAGGGCACATGGCGTTCGATGCCCTGGTGCGCTTCTCACCCTTCTACCTGATCGTCGAAATCAGCGCCGGAGCATCCCTCAAGGCATTCGGCGTCGGTGTGTTCAGTCTTGATCTGCAGTTCACGCTGGAAGGGCCTACACCTTGGAGGGTGCGCGGCCGCGGCTCCGTCAGCCTGTTGTTCATTTCGATCTCGGCGGACTTCGATGAGACCTGGGGCGAAGCACGCGACACTACCTTGCCGCCAATATATATTGTGGACCTGCTGCTTGCCGAGTTCGCCAAGGCCGAGAACTGGCGTGCGCTGCCGCCGCCGGCGACGAATCTCCTCGTTTCGCTGCGCAAGCTGGACCTTCCCGGGGACGCGCTTGTACTGCACCCGATCGGCACGCTGGAGATCAATCAAAGCGCTATTCCCCTCGGGCTCACGCTTGAAAAGGTCGGCGCGCAGAAGCCGGCGGATGCGGATCGCTTCACGTTGAGCGTAGCGTCCCCTGGCCTTGCGAAGCGTCGTGATGCGCGGCGTGGCTTCGCGCCGGCGCAGTTCCGCGATCTCAACGATGCGCAGAAGCTCGCGGCGCCGGCATTCCAGAACGAAGTCAGCGGTGTCGAGCTCGGCGTGGTGGGCAGTGATTTTCGCGCCGGCCGAGCGGTCAAGCGCTCGCTAAGATACGAAATCACGACCATTGACACTTACTATCGGCGCTTCACACGTCGTTTTAGGGTGCTGGGTCTCGCCCTGTTTGCGCACTTCCTCAAAGGTGGTGCTGTTTCGAAAAATGCCTTCTCGCAAGGTCGGCGCAAGGGCATTCAACCCTTCGACGACAGCATCCGGGTCAGCCAGGGTGAGTATGCGGTCGTGTTCACGACGGACAACCGCGCGGCCTCGGCCGCCAGCGCTGGCTTTGCGACCGAGAGCGAGGCGCGGGAGTGGATGCATGACGCGGCGGAGGCTGATCCGAACATCAGCCTTCATGTGATTCCGGCCCATGAGATGAGCGAGGCGGCATGAAAGCAGACTATACTTTCCTGTCCTGGGCGCGTGAGGGCCTCGCCAATCGCATCACCGCGCCCGATCCGAATCCAGCCGCGCAGACACGCGCCGAGATCGACGTCGCGCTGACGCTTACTTCGCATGGTCTGGACGGCAGCGACACGCCCCACCCGGTCTCGCGCGCGGTCCAGCTATACGGGCCAGGGGACATTCTGGGGCTCGACGCGCGCACAGTGGTGCGCACGGAACCACGCGACTGGATCACCAACTTCGAACCCAATTATGTCGCCGCGATCGAGTTCTACGACGAAACTCTTCCCTGGCGCTACACGCCGGCGGCGCCGGATGCCGCAGGCGTGAGGCTACGGCCTTGGATGATGCTCATCGTGCTCGCGGAGGACGAATTTGGAGAGACGTCGGACGCGCAGACGCGCCCGTTGCCGGTCATCACCCTGACCGACGATGCTCTCGCCAATGCCATGCCCGATCCGGATACATTGTGGGCTTGGGCGCATATCCATGTGAACCGCGGTATCACCGCGAGCGATACGGAGATTGTCGCGGCGGATCGAGATGCGGTCGCCGCGCGCCTCGATGCGGCCGTGCGAGGTGATGCGGACATTGCCTATTCCCGTATCGTTTCGCCTCGGCGGCTGCTGGCGAACAAGACCTATCACGCCTTTGTGCTCCCGGTTTTCGAGTCTGGCCGGCTCGCGGGTCTCGGGCTCGATCCGGGCGCGGCGCCGAACGCCACCGCTTCCGCCTGGAAGAGCAACGGCCAGGACAAGAACGTCTTTCCTGTCTACTATCGCTGGCAGTTCCGCACCGGCGCGCTCGGTGACTTCGAAGCGCTTGTGAGGCTTCTGCAGCCGCGTCCTGTCGACAGACGCGTGGGCGTGCGGGACATGGATGTGCAACGCCCCGGTGCAAACCTGCCCGGCATCGACGATGCGAGACTGCATGGTGTCCTCCAGCTCGGGGGCGCTCTGAGGGTGCCGCGCTCCAGCCTGAGTCAGGAGGAGCACGACGCGGTCCTGGCGCAGGAAAACTGGGCGCAACCAACGCCACATCCCTTCCAGAGCAAGCTCGCGGCCTTGATTAACCTGGCGGATGACTACCAGCATTCGAGCGCAGCGCAGGCGAATGCGGTGCCGGATGTCAGCGGTATCACGCAGGACCCTGACCCGTTGATCACGCCGCCTCTATATGGCCGTTGGCATGCGCTCACACAGCGGCTCCTCAAGGAGCGGACCGGACAGTCTGTACCCAATCCCCAGAACTGGGTGCACGAGCTGAACCTCGATCCGCGCTTCCGCGTGCCCGCGGGATTTGGCACTCGCGTCGTGCAGGACAAGCAGGAAGATCTCATGGCCGCCGCGTGGGAGCAGGTAGGAGACGTGCTCGAGGCAAATCAGCGACTGCGGCGCCTGAAGTTCTCCCAACGCGCCGCCTTCGTATGGCACAAGACGCATCTGGGGGCGATCAGCGCCAATGATCCCGCGCAGGCGATTGCGCTGACGGAGCCAGTCCAGGCCCGCGTGATCGCCGGCGGGGTGACGATGCGATCCGTCATCGCCGCGAGTGCGGTGCCGCCGGCGCTTTTGGCGCCCACCATGCGACGAATGACGCGGTCGGGCGCGCATCTGATGCGGGCATTGCCCTTCAGTGAAAGCATCCGTCGGCAGGATCTGATCCTGCGCGTGAATAGTGGGCAGGTGCTTGCTGCGCCACCCAAGTTCGTGCCGCCCGGCGTCGTCACCGTTGACCAGGTGGTCGATGCGGCGCTGCCGAGTATGCTGCCCGGCTGGCTCGCCGGGCTCCTTCGCAACTCACCATGGGCCGTGGCACTGCCGCTGATAGTCGCAATTGTGCTTGTGGTCTTGCTGTGGTTCCTCGGCTTTCCTCTGGTGGCGATGGTGCTTGTCGTCGTCGGCGCCGCCGCTGCCTACGCCTTGTACCGGGCATTGCGCACGCTTCGCGCGACTGACAGCTTGAAGGAGTTCGGCCAGACGCCTGCCTCCGTCGATGCGCTGCCGGCAAGCCCTGACTTCACGCTGGCAGTGCCGGGCACTACAGTTAATCCCGTGACGCTCCAGGAGGGCGGCACGGACAGTGCTGAGGGCGCCCGGTTCAAGACCGCGCTCAAGGATCTCAACCGGCTCCTGCGCGCCAGCACCGACGCGGATACGGTTGGCGAGAACGGGCCGGCAAGGCCGCGTCTCGACCTGCCACGGGTCGCGCGACAAACGCTGGCGGCTATTGATCCGGCGCTGACCATACCGCGGCTCGCTCGCGCGCAGATCCGCGTACCTCCTCGTATCCGCGCCGAGCGTCCGGAGGAATTCGTGGAGGCGATGGCATATCCGGTGTTTGACCTGCCGATGTACGCGCCCCTGAGGGATATCTCCGCCGAGCTCCTGATCCCCAACGTGAATTTCATCGGCAACAACACGATCACTCTTCTGGAAACGAACCAGAAATTCATCGAGGCCTACATGGTCGGCCTCAATCATGAATTCGCACGCGAATTGCTATGGCGCGAATATCCGACTGACCAGCGCGGCAGCTGCTTTCGCCAGTTCTGGGATGTGTCGAGTTTCCTGTCCGCGGCTGGAGCGGACGACGCAACCCTAAGGGAGAAGCTGCGCGACATCCCTCCCTTGCATCTTTGGTCCCGCGCCTCGAAGCTCGGCGATCATGACGCGCGCGAGCGCACCGGGGACAATGAGGAAGAAGTCGTGCTGGTCATCCGCGGCGAACTGCTCAAGCGTTACCCGACTGCCGTGATCTATGCGCAAGCCGCGGACTGGGCGCGCAAGCCGAACGGAGATATCGATCGCGCCAAGGAGCGCTCGCTGGTGGAGCTCACTGCCGCTGAAGAGGCGGACCCTCCGCGTGAGAAGCTGCGCACGCCGCTCTACCAGGCGAAGATCGAGCCCGATATCTATTTCTTTGGCTTTGACCTCACGGTCGCGGCGGCGCGCGGCGGCAGCGGCGAGAATCAGGGCGATCCGGCAGGATGGTTCTTCGTCATCAAGGAACGCCCCGGCGAGCCGCGCTTCGGATTCGATGAAACCTCCGATCCCCAGATCGTGGTCTATAACGATCTTGGTTGGGATCGCGTGCCGATGAACGGGCAGTTCATACAGCCCCTGGGTGCCAACCCGCCGACCATCCCCGCAAGTTCGCCGGCGGATCAGGCTGAAAAAGAGGAGCAGCGCGCTGAGGACCAGAACGTGCGCTGGGATGGTGGCGTCAGCGCCGCGGAACTCGCTTACATCATGTATCAGGCGCCCGTCATGGTCGCCGTGCACGCTGCCGAAGCACTTCCGGCGGGATGAGAACACCATGGCGGACTTCACCAGCGCACGCTCGGCACTCGAACAGGCTCGCAGGGAGGCGCGAGAGGCGGGAGATGCACTGGCCGCTTCCCGGCGCCAGGTGGAGCGACTCGCCGGACAACATGCCAAATTGGCGCGGACGCAGCGGCGAGCGGGTGACGGCGAGCTCGCGAAGGAACTCAAGCGGGCACGCAAGGAGGAATCCGCGGCACGTGTGCGTGTGAAGCGCGCCGCGGCCGCCGCAGCCAAGCGGGCTGCCGAATTTGCGAAGTTCGCGGACCCGCGCAGAGAGATCGCCCAGTGGAGCGACGAGATACCCATTCTCCTGCTGCCCGTTCGCCTTGAGACGCGCTTCAAAACCGTCACAGACGAGGACGCGACGCGCGAGGAGCTGTGGGTGCGTATTTACCCTGATACATGTGCCATCGACACCTTCGAGCCCAAGTTGTCGGAAACCGAGTTGGCCAATGGCCGGCGTTATTGGATCGAGACCTGGGCCGCGGGTGGGGACGAGCCGCAGCGGCGCGCCGCGTGGCGCAATCTGGTGGCGAGTCACGGCTCCGGCCGCGCGGCGTGGATCGTGCGCAATTACGTCCCCCCGGATATCCCGCCCGAGAAGGGGAATCCGGAAGATCTGCTGCTGGTGATTGCCACCGAGACACCGCCGAGCGCCGACGAACAGGCGGCCCTCGCGGCCTACTGGAAATCCGTCTGGCGCGCCGCGGGAGATCAGGCGCGCATCGCGACGGCGCTTCAGACACTCGCCGGAAGTCCGGGCGTAAGCGATCCCGCGCCGCTGATCGAGCGATATGTGCCGGACAACCTGAATGTCGCGCCGCCGGCCTCCACCACCCGGGATCTGGCCGTGCTCGAGCTCTCCTGGCTGACATTGCCTGCGGCGGGGGACCCACGGTCCCGATCGTGGACATCACCCGCCCGCGTGGAAGTGATGCCGGATCACTTTGTGATCCTGGGCTACCAGGACGGTAATCTCGTATTCGAAGCCCAGGGGGCGGCTATCCCGTCGCCGCTCATTGCCGGTCCGGACCCTGCAGCACCCGCGGATGACCAGCTGGCGCCTGACGTCGATGGCAATCTGCGCGTGCCGGACGAGATGCGCTGGATGGTGGACTTCGGCGCCGCGGTGAAGGTGGGGATGGGCGTCAAAGTGCCGCTCGACCCCGCGCGTATCGACTTGACGCGACCTCTTGAGCGCGTGGTCGCCATTGGCCTGCGTCTCTCCGAGGACGCCGAGGGCGGCCAGGAGCGCGTGGAGGAGTTGATCAGCCATCACCGCTATGGCCGGGCGGGATTGGCACTGGTCCGCCAGGGAACTCCCACCAACAACACCGATGACAAGGGTGCCGGCTACGATCGCAGCGACGACGCCAATGCGGCATACGACGCCCTGTTCGGTGAGCGCGACAAGCTGCCACCTGGAAGCGATTGGTGGCAGCGACGCGATGGCGATTGGCTGGCCGACGCGCTTGGCGTTGATGCGCGGACATTGGATCGCCTCCCTCAGGCCGGCGGGATGGATTTCGCCGAGGCGCGCGCCATGAACCGTGCGCTATGGCCCGCCACATTCGGCTACACGATGGAAACGATGCTGAATCCGGTGTTCGACGCCGCTGAGATCGAGGCCACGCGCTGGTTTCAGACGCACTTCGTCACCGGCCGTGGCATGTTGCCGGCCTTGCGCATTGGCGATCAGCCCTATGGTATACTGCCGGTAAGCGCGATTTCGCGGTGGAAGTGGCTGGATGACGATCGCGTCTATGGCATCGACGGCTTGCGGATTCCGACGAATTTCATCGCCTATCGCCAAGGGCTGGCGAAGCTGCTTGCCGCCATGCGCGGCGACTGGGCTCAACTCTCGCAGGCGGCGAGTTTTGTGGGCAAGCGAGGTGATCCCCACCAGCTCCTGCTCGACATCATCGGATTGCATCCGGGTTCCGTCGAATTCCACCAGCGTTATTCCCAGGGCCTCGAGCACCTCTTCAATCGCGCAAGGCTGCAGGATGCGGGCGCGCAGATCGTCACAGCGCTCGAGAGAAACCAGTCGCAAGCCGCCGCGCTCGCGCTGTTGCGCAGGCTCGGCTATACGGGCGCGATCGAGCCGGACGGCCTCAGCCGGTTCTTTTTCACGCGCGCGAACCGGCTGAATGGGCCGGTCATCGACGATCGCCCTTTGTCCGAACAGGCTGCCATTCGCGCCTACACGGTCGATAACCGCAACTACATCACCTGGCTGTTCGATGCCGCGCGCGGCGCCTTTGAGGATCTGCGCCAGGAGCGGGGCTTCAAGGGCGGCGAAGCGCCGGATGCGCTGCTCTACGTCATGCTGAGGCATGCCCTGCTGCTCGGCTATTGGGACAGCAGCCTGCGGCTGCATCTGGAGACGGAGGCCATGACCGCGGAGGAAGTCGCCGGCGCGCGGCACGAGCCTGCGTTCATGCATATTGCCGGCGAGAAGACCGGCTCCGAAAGCCGCTACGTATATCTTTACACGCAAGATGCGCGCGTCGCGGGCACTGACCTCAATGCGGCTGAGCATATCGCCAGGAGCCTCGGCACGGCCGCTACGGAGTGGCTGGATGATCAGCTTGCCGCTCTGGATCTGCTGAAAGATGTTCCGACGGCACGCCTGGAGCGCTGTCTCGCCGAGCACATCGATATAGCCAGCTTCAGGCTGGATGCATGGCTGCTCGGTCTCGTGCACTACCAGCTCTCGGCGCTTCGCTATCGCAAAGGGAGCGATTCCGCCGGAAATTCGGTACCCATACGCCGGGGAATTCACCTGGGCGCTTATGGTGTCCTTGAGAATCTGCAACGCAAGACCGCGTCCTTGCAGCCAGCGAAGCTCGATGACGAGCTCGCTCAGCTATTCGATCCGGAAGGGAAGGCGCCACCGCTGCGCGATCCCGACAATGGCGGCTACATCCTGGCGCCATCGATCCATCAGGCGACGACCGCGGCGATCCTGCGCGCAGGGTACCTCGCCAATGCCTCAAGGGGCAACCCGGGCGCTTTGGCGGTGAACCTCTCTTCGGCGCGCGTGCGCGTTGCTCTGGGGCTCATCGAAGGGATCCGCAACGGCCAGCCGCTGGGCGCGCTGCTCGGCTATCGTCTGCAGCGCGGCCTGCATGAAGGTCATGGAGCGCTGGAGCTCGATCGCTTCATCTATCCCCTGCGCAAGCTGTTTCCGCTCGTGGCGGACCAGATGGTCTCGACGCAAACAGGCACGGACATTCCGATCGAAGCCGTCGAGGCCAACAATGTGATCGACGGGCTCAAGCTGATCGAGCATATCACCACTTCGGGCCAACGCTCCTATCCGTTCGGCCTGGCGTTGCCGGCGGCGAGCCAGGCGGAGGGCACCGCGATCGATGCGGAAATCGACGCATTGTTCGACGCGCATGATGCGGTCGCGGATCTGGCAGTCGCTGAAGGCGTCCACCAGGCAGTGCTTGGCAACTACGATCGCGTCGCGGCGACGCTTGACGCTTATTCAAAGGGCGGCTTCGCACCGGAGCCGGAGGTGGTGCGAACGCCGAGGAGCGGCCTCACGCTCACGCATCGGGTCGGATTGAATCTGGCGCCGGGCGCCAATGGAGAAGTATCGCCGCTGCCCGGCATTGGCGTCTCGCCAAGGTCGCGCGCGCAGCCCATGTTGAATGTGTGGTTGCGTGACCTGCTCCCCGAGCCTGACGAGGTAGGGTGCAAGGTTGAATGGTTCGATCCGGTTGCCAACATTCTCCGCGAGGTGACGGTCACGCAGACCGATATCGACCTGCAGCCCATCGATCTGCTCTATCTGGCGACACTCGATGGGGAGGCGGCGCTCGGCGAAATCGATGACCGCATTCTGAGGTCCGTGGTCGCGACGCACGCACCGCGCTCTGATGCCCTGATCACGATTCGCCACACGGCTCGGCTGCCGGAGCCG
This genomic stretch from Nordella sp. HKS 07 harbors:
- a CDS encoding DUF6603 domain-containing protein; the protein is MEVSDLIFLRDLVQRFSGPLVKATGSQDEAAALLVQLGYQPPAAVTAFQDLSTAITAVDALVAAIEELPEDPDAEAIGEAALRTLPAVAAIIVSLNQFASSIQANFAGSDILNQTDIVGSIGRKLLDYLILRLLEDHYRTLGSALGLLGLVETEEVTSAPTQFETAYLKRTVNWDKLPDLFTDPIGMVLTNLTSNDEVYVFRILQFVGDLGLSLGLQTGFQSPDAAILRRFNDNADLLSQDDSDELTTLRVPLIADEPAADLALELYPIRNFNTGKYTGIGSALSFGSTIDIPLGERLHMLLKFSANVADGLGVTLSRSGELRFTGSLFTGNAAQFADSVQLGARIALEPSEEAVAESKLVSLGAPGGIHFEIGSGTLALGVEKQASIRLFAETELRKGRLVLKSDDADGFIAKLLPEEGITTDFELGFGIANDAGFYFIGSSGLEIRLPLHLQLGPIEIDYLTLGAKFDAAKIPVTAATGISAKLGPLAAVVEDIGVQATFVIKGDRSGNLGPLDVSFGFKPPKGVGLSIDAGVVKGGGYLFFDFDNGEYAGAMELTIADFLSLKAIGLITTRLPDGSRGFSMLIIITAEFSPGFQLGYGFKLIGVGGLLGLNRTVVLEALALGVRTGAVDGILFPTDPVANAPRIISDLRTIFPPYLNRFLIGPMAKLGWGTPTLISLSLGIIIEIPGNLAILGVLKAILPDEEAEVLKLQVNFVGAIEFDKKRGWFFAALFDSRVVFITLEGEMGMLIAVGDDANFVLSVGGFHPRFSPPPLPFPSPKRISLDIINTPVARIRAETYFAITTNSVQAGMRAELFFGYDSIAIEGHMAFDALVRFSPFYLIVEISAGASLKAFGVGVFSLDLQFTLEGPTPWRVRGRGSVSLLFISISADFDETWGEARDTTLPPIYIVDLLLAEFAKAENWRALPPPATNLLVSLRKLDLPGDALVLHPIGTLEINQSAIPLGLTLEKVGAQKPADADRFTLSVASPGLAKRRDARRGFAPAQFRDLNDAQKLAAPAFQNEVSGVELGVVGSDFRAGRAVKRSLRYEITTIDTYYRRFTRRFRVLGLALFAHFLKGGAVSKNAFSQGRRKGIQPFDDSIRVSQGEYAVVFTTDNRAASAASAGFATESEAREWMHDAAEADPNISLHVIPAHEMSEAA